Proteins co-encoded in one Zygotorulaspora mrakii chromosome 5, complete sequence genomic window:
- the KRE5 gene encoding Kre5p (similar to Saccharomyces cerevisiae KRE5 (YOR336W); ancestral locus Anc_7.57): protein MMNVIAQLLYVFLIWLQFGNSLDLDAPQMGVPKSVRVWSALKFLLKDEDPTLLPRLYPLVTQLEDTEFEEGPLEGDVDILAHVCRTLTSKYGRGDVASLLPLYCDYYPMGIFTEEYIEKYMNEFTGKSFFELDGKRYKNSDDVFYLKSSELKRQSQIPDDEIVEYDDVVIGTNREAPLVVFYGCPDANGIFEDFNRNLYSESVGAGKLRYIWRPTCLLEDTHLRKIPFDITLKAGCDFGSLPIDTMKIPEPFSKTEYGFYNSTEEELTDMDLKVASLIATFYETTRDYGKTIEYAKGIIDNFPLLTNQLASLHEDTNRILESNKILKKGGIDYDTLGLYINGQNWKLSSLDHITLLDGIRSEYNHLQSIQRVLRFIDDNASTFKAKRLLEMFSQFSLPNLKELQPIKLDFHRIPGFSESVIYFNDIETDVQYDDLTTDIQKFFEKSKFGEIPEYRFNWNELIFVINFDSLDDVDTQIAMEGLNRAIKVMSQGYPQRIGLLPLSNKGTPNDYIARIYELRDKDLLELEEYLENILEESAPVECEYEIPDVSGILNDLQIFNTSIIINGEVYPFKKNTWHYLVARIIKKDTAYLKRELSKLSNVEQIDVRNILHFKSSIARNSKYTPDYFSDATYTFMNDSALDNLQDRIAIYVKGNNYNVLHTASLVEDYSTRSALKRLRNLLSTTFSGVRIRIIHTGPLSHSNWRKIVKASSDEQLLKTLGELLAVSRDAFAKNDVARAVFSHWLPDITISHMNDLSFIIVNGRFIHFEKDEVPSKITFDSIIKREAQRTLDSLYTLETIYPGATGKFLGPNFIEMLSAALTKVFYQGTQIYHNGIEYTAEAFIPRIDFSKYHKVNGYSSFQSKSEKSAVELLLVLDPLEERSQKFLTLAQFADAISFVNCKIILLPTEQVTMLPISRAYLDTQDLTDVEPLIDQFQVEINAPSNLYISNMKEINGVVIEVHAFSEDIPVSSANIEGAGGICLELVDEDGFILDDCTTMETFGYGQFITKKFNSKLKIASCDPRFQVVSISADARSDNLLQDGFIIRNLNPMRIYVQVERVREEVSVITMDERIHIYSILQNNKDDEERYKRMVLSILLDSPQKDKKFKFWILDEPYFTKSFKTFCNYINQTPDLDGTVEFIKFKWPLWLRPQRFNDRRVDSFKVLFLDVLFPQNISKVLLLNPTPTPIDASRIYNTYEFNTPLAMFKVTGSGYWNEGYWSNMLAKNRLNFYSLELAMLINLDEVRRLKYGDKLRLHYQRLTADYRSLVKIDQDLLNDLQVEIPISRLPSSQKKRLHVDHDKINFWLQLIDKETIISTQERFDSDSRDDANDFIWHDEL from the coding sequence ATGATGAATGTGATTGCTCAGCTGCTCTATGTTTTCCTGATATGGCTgcaatttggaaattcttTGGATCTAGATGCTCCGCAAATGGGTGTCCCCAAATCTGTTAGAGTATGGTCGGCGCTAAAATTCCTgttgaaagatgaagatcCCACACTATTGCCAAGGCTTTATCCACTCGTGACGCAGTTGGAGGATACCGAATTTGAGGAGGGGCCATTGGAAGGTGATGTTGACATCCTCGCACATGTGTGTAGGACCTTGACTTCAAAGTACGGCAGAGGTGATGTAGCATCTCTCTTACCGCTTTACTGCGACTATTATCCCATGGGCATTTTCACGGAGGAATATATAGAAAAGTACATGAATGAATTCACTGGAAAATCGTTTTTTGAATTAGATGGCAAGCGTTACAAGAACTCGGACGATGTTTTCTATTTGAAATCATCCGAATTGAAGCGACAATCACAGATTCCCGACGACGAAATTGTAGAGTATGATGATGTGGTTATAGGCACAAACAGAGAGGCACCCCTCGTTGTATTTTATGGGTGTCCTGATGCCAATGGCATCTTTGAGGATTTCAACAGAAATTTATATTCAGAATCCGTTGGTGCTGGAAAGCTGAGATACATCTGGCGACCAACATGCCTTCTTGAAGATACCCATTTGCGAAAAATACCTTTCGATATCACTTTAAAAGCAGGATGCGACTTCGGAAGTCTTCCAATTGATACGATGAAAATACCTGAACCGTTTAGCAAAACTGAATATGGGTTCTATAATTCAACCGAAGAAGAACTCACCGACATGGATCTGAAAGTAGCCTCACTAATAGCAACCTTTTACGAAACGACAAGAGATTATGGTAAGACCATTGAGTACGCCAAAGGTATAATCGATAATTTTCCTTTGTTAACGAATCAGTTGGCTTCCTTACACGAAGATACCAATAGAATTCTCGAAAGtaataaaattttgaaaaaagggGGTATAGACTACGATACTTTGGGACTCTATATAAATGGTCAAAACTGGAAGCTTTCCTCTTTGGATCATATCACACTCCTAGATGGCATTCGGTCCGAATATAATCATCTCCAGAGCATCCAGAGAGTTTTGCGGTTCATTGATGACAATGCAAGTACTTTCAAAGCTAAGAGACTTTTAGAAATGTTTTCGCAATTTTCGCTGCCCAATCTGAAGGAGCTGCAACCTATTAAACTTGATTTTCATCGGATACCAGGATTCTCAGAGAGTGTTATCTATTTCAACGACATTGAAACGGATGTTCAGTACGATGACTTGACAACtgatattcaaaagtttttcgAGAAGTCAAAGTTTGGCGAAATACCTGAATACAGATTCAACTGGAATGAGCTGATATTTGTTATCAACTTCGATTCCCTTGACGACGTTGATACACAAATCGCTATGGAAGGATTGAACCGTGCAATAAAAGTTATGAGCCAGGGATATCCGCAAAGAATAGGCCTACTTCCTTTGAGCAATAAGGGAACTCCAAACGATTACATAGCAAGGATATATGAATTAAGAGACAAAGATCTTTTAGAGCTCGAAGAATACCTTGAAAACATACTAGAAGAGAGTGCTCCTGTGGAATGCGAATATGAAATTCCTGATGTTTCAGGCATTTTGAATGACTTGCAAATCTTTAACACATCGATAATAATCAATGGAGAGGTCTAtcctttcaaaaaaaacactTGGCATTATCTGGTTGCAAGAAtcataaaaaaagacaCAGCATATCTGAAAAGAGagctttcaaagctttCTAATGTGGAACAGATTGACGTGCGAAATATATTGCACTTCAAATCTTCTATTGCAAGAAATAGCAAGTACACGCCTGATTACTTTTCTGATGCTACGTATACCTTCATGAATGACTCTGCGCTTGATAACTTACAGGATCGTATTGCAATATATGTCAAGGGAAATAATTACAATGTCCTGCATACTGCTAGTTTGGTTGAAGATTATAGTACTCGGTCTGCACTAAAAAGATTGCGCAACTTGCTAAGTACAACATTTTCAGGTGTTCGGATAAGAATCATCCACACAGGCCCTTTATCCCATTCAAATTGGAGGAAAATAGTAAAAGCGAGTTCGGATGAACAATTGCTCAAAACATTGGGTGAACTTCTTGCCGTCTCTAGAGATGCttttgccaaaaatgatgTCGCAAGGGCTGTATTTTCGCACTGGCTGCCAGATATAACCATAAGCCATATGAATGATCTTTCGTTCATTATCGTTAATGGAAGATTTATTCATTTCGAGAAAGACGAAGTTCCAAGTAAAATAACATTCGATAGTATCATTAAAAGAGAAGCGCAAAGGACGTTGGATTCTTTATACACATTGGAAACAATATATCCTGGAGCTACGGGAAAATTCCTTGGACCAAACTTTATTGAAATGCTGTCCGCAGCTTTGACCAAAGTTTTCTATCAAGGAACCCAAATTTATCATAATGGTATAGAATATACAGCTGAGGCATTCATACCAAGAATAGATTTTTCTAAATATCACAAAGTCAATGGCTACTCCTCATTCCAAAGCAAAAGTGAGAAATCAGCAGTCGAACTTTTATTGGTTTTGGACCCGCTCGAAGAAAGATCTCAGAAATTCTTGACTTTGGCTCAATTTGCAGATGCAATTTCGTTTGTGAATTGCAAGATCATACTCCTCCCAACTGAACAAGTGACAATGTTACCGATTTCAAGGGCATATCTGGATACACAAGATTTGACAGATGTAGAGCCTTTGATAGACCAATTTCAGGTTGAAATTAATGCACCAAGTAATCTCTACATTTCAAACATGAAAGAAATTAATGGTGTTGTGATTGAAGTTCATGCTTTCTCCGAAGATATTCCTGTGAGCTCTGCAAATATCGAAGGTGCTGGTGGCATTTGTTTGGAACTTGTCGATGAAGATGGTTTTATATTGGACGACTGTACTACAATGGAGACCTTTGGTTATGGTCAATTCattaccaaaaaatttaattCCAAGCTTAAGATAGCTAGTTGCGATCCTAGGTTTCAAGTAGTTTCAATCTCGGCCGATGCTAGATCAGACAATTTGTTGCAAGATGGTTTTATTATACGAAATTTGAACCCAATGCGAATCTACGTACAAGTAGAGCGAGTCAGAGAGGAGGTATCTGTAATAACAATGGATGAACGGATACATATTTATTcgattttgcaaaataaCAAGGATGATGAGGAAAGATATAAAAGAATGGTGCTTTCTATTCTGCTAGACTCCCCACAAAAAGATAAGAagttcaaattttggattCTTGATGAGCCGTATTTTaccaaatctttcaaaacattCTGCAACTATATTAACCAAACTCCTGACCTTGATGGGACGGTTGAGTTTATAAAATTTAAATGGCCTTTATGGTTGAGACCCCAACGTTTCAATGACCGGAGAGTAGATTCATTCAAAGTACTTTTCCTTGATGTGCTGTTTCCTCAAAATATATCGAAAGTGTTACTTTTGAATCCCACCCCCACGCCAATTGATGCGTCCAGAATTTACAACACATATGAGTTCAATACGCCTTTGGCCATGTTTAAAGTGACTGGGTCAGGATATTGGAATGAGGGCTACTGGTCTAATATGCTAGCCAAGAATAGACTGAACTTCTACTCCTTGGAATTGGCTATGTTAATCAATCTTGATGAAGTACGTCGTTTGAAATATGGCGACAAATTGCGTTTGCACTACCAGAGGCTAACCGCAGATTACCGCTCATTAGTTAAGATAGATCAAGATTTATTGAATGATCTTCAGGTGGAGATCCCCATCAGCAGATTACCATCATCACAGAAGAAACGTTTGCATGTCGACCACgataaaataaatttctGGTTACAATTGATTGACAAAGAAACAATAATTAGCACTCAAGAGCGTTTTGATAGTGATTCCAGAGATGATGCTAATGATTTCATCTGGCATGACGAGTTATAA
- the ALA1 gene encoding alanine--tRNA ligase (similar to Saccharomyces cerevisiae ALA1 (YOR335C); ancestral locus Anc_7.58) — protein sequence MTTGGKQKWTAKTVRDTFFDYFNKQEHRYIRSSPVIPYDDPTLLFANAGMNQYKPIFLGTVDPASDFASLKRAYNSQKCIRAGGKHNDLEDVGRDSYHHTFFEMLGNWSFGDYFKKEAIAYAWDLLTKVYQIPPERLYVTYFEGDSKLGLEPDLEALELWKNVGVPEDHILPGNAKDNFWEMGDQGPCGPCSEIHYDRIGGRNASSLVNQDDPDVLEVWNLVFIQFNREQNGSLRPLPAKHVDTGMGFERLVSVLQDCRSNYDTDVFTPLFGRIQELTGVRPYTGKFGSDDVDGIDTAYRVLADHVRTLTFALADGGVPNNEGRGYVLRRILRRGARYVRKYMNYPIGNFFSSLSPTLIEQVKETFPEIAKDPAFLFEILDEEEASFAKTLDRGERLFEKYADAAAKSGTKTLDGKQVWRLYDTYGFPVDLTELMAEEKELKIDTAGFEKAKQESYEASKRGGKKDNSDLLKLNVHDISELNEEKVAKTDDSFKYGTENVEATILKLFDGSKFVNQITEPGKKYGVILDATCFYAEQGGQEYDTGKLVIDDVAEFEVENVQLYNGYVLHTGTLEEGKLSVGDKIINSYDELRRFPIRNNHSGTHILNHALKLVLGNDIDQKGSLVAPEKLRFDFSHKKAVTVEELSKVEEICNKEIKQNLGVYYKEVSLDLAKSIYNVRAVFGETYPDPVRVVSIGKPIDDLLANPSNEEWSKYSIEFCGGTHVVKTGDIKEFLILEESGIAKGIRRIVAVTGSEASEAQRIADRFAQKLTEAEKLPFSPVKEKTLKELGVTLGQLSISTVTKNELKSRFTKIDKVVKDEVKAKAKQETKRALDEVKEYFSQNEASSFFIKHIDISANPKAITEAINYIKSSTKDKSIYLFTGNDPEGKIAHGCYISDDALKCGVDGPSLGKIVSASIGGKAGGKGNVFQGMSAKADGVEKAIDEVQSLFKEKLNI from the coding sequence ATGACCACTGGCGGCAAGCAAAAATGGACTGCAAAGACAGTTCGTGACACCTTCTTCGACTATTTCAATAAACAAGAACACAGATATATTCGTTCATCTCCTGTGATTCCGTATGACGATCCTACGCTTCTGTTTGCGAATGCCGGTATGAACCAGTACAAACCTATTTTCCTTGGAACCGTCGATCCCGCATCGGACTTCGCTTCTTTAAAACGTGCTTATAATTCACAGAAATGTATCAGAGCCGGAGGTAAGCATAATGATTTAGAAGACGTTGGAAGAGACTCTTATCACCACACTTTTTTCGAAATGTTGGGGAATTGGTCATTTGGCGAttatttcaagaaagaagCCATAGCATATGCATGGGATTTACTGACAAAGGTCTATCAAATCCCACCTGAAAGATTATACGTCACTTATTTCGAAGGTGATTCTAAACTTGGCCTAGAACCAGATTTGGAAGCGCTTGAGCTCTGGAAGAATGTTGGCGTTCCAGAGGATCATATTCTTCCTGGAAATGCTAAGGACAATTTTTGGGAAATGGGTGACCAGGGTCCATGCGGCCCATGTTCTGAGATTCACTACGATAGAATTGGCGGCAGAAATGCTTCATCATTGGTTAACCAAGATGATCCCGATGTGTTAGAGGTTTGGAACTTGGTGTTCATTCAGTTTAACAGGGAGCAAAATGGATCTCTAAGACCACTACCCGCTAAACACGTTGATACAGGTATGGGATTCGAACGTTTGGTATCTGTTTTGCAAGATTGTAGATCCAATTATGACACTGATGTTTTCACTCCATTATTTGGGAGAATTCAAGAACTGACTGGTGTTAGGCCATATACAGGTAAATTTGGTTCAGATGATGTAGACGGAATTGACACTGCCTACAGAGTCTTGGCTGATCATGTTCGTACTCTGACATTTGCTTTGGCCGATGGTGGTGTCCCAAATAATGAAGGTAGGGGTTATGTTTTAAGACGTATCTTAAGAAGAGGTGCTCGTTATGTTCGTAAGTACATGAATTACCCAATAGGTAATTTCTTCTCCTCTCTATCTCCAACTTTGATTGAGCAAGTAAAGGAAACTTTTCCAgaaattgcaaaagatCCTGcctttttgtttgaaattcttgatgaagaggaagctTCATTCGCCAAAACTTTAGATCGCGGTGAAAGGCTCTTCGAGAAGTACGCCGATGCAGCTGCTAAGTCAGGTACCAAAACTCTGGACGGAAAGCAGGTGTGGAGACTATACGACACGTACGGATTCCCCGTAGATTTGACTGAATTGATGGcggaagaaaaagaactaAAAATCGACACTGCAGGTTTCGAGAAAGCAAAACAAGAATCTTACGAAGCGTCCAAAAGGGGGGGAAAGAAAGACAATTCagatctgttgaaattgaacgTTCACGATATATCCGAATTGAATGAGGAAAAAGTAGCAAAAACAGACGACAGTTTTAAATATGGTACCGAAAATGTCGAGGCtactattttgaaattgtttgaCGGCAGCAAATTTGTTAATCAAATTACTGAACctggaaagaaatatggTGTTATTTTGGATGCGACCTGTTTCTATGCTGAGCAAGGTGGGCAAGAATATGACACGGGTAAGCTTGTTATTGACGACGTTGCAGAATTTGAAGTCGAGAACGTTCAGTTGTATAATGGATACGTGTTGCACACCGGAACTTTGGAGGAAGGTAAATTGTCTGTCGGCGACAAGATTATTAATTCATATGATGAATTGCGTCGTTTCCCAATCAGAAACAATCATTCCGGTACCCATATTTTAAATCACGCTCTTAAACTTGTTCTGGGGAATGATATTGACCAGAAAGGATCTCTTGTTGCACCTGAAAAGTTaagatttgatttctctcACAAAAAAGCTGTTACTGTTGAAGAATTAAGcaaagttgaagaaatttgcAACAAGGAGATCAAACAAAACCTGGGAGTCTACTACAAAGAAGTTTCTTTGGATCTTGCCAAATCCATTTATAACGTTCGTGCTGTGTTTGGTGAAACATATCCAGACCCTGTCCGCGTCGTTTCCATCGGCAAACCTATCGATGATCTTTTGGCTAATCCATCTAACGAGGAATGGTCTAAGTACTCCATTGAATTTTGTGGTGGTACTCATGTTGTAAAAACAGGTGACATCAAGGAGTTTTTGATTCTAGAAGAAAGTGGTATTGCTAAAGGTATCAGAAGAATTGTTGCTGTAACCGGGTCTGAAGCTTCTGAGGCACAAAGAATCGCGGATCGCTTTGCACAGAAATTAACTGAGGCCGAGAAACTACCTTTTTCACCTGTTAAGgagaaaactttgaaagaacttGGTGTGACGCTGGGTCAGCTTTCAATCTCGACAGTTACCAAAAATGAACTGAAGAGCAGATTTACAAAGATCGACAAAGTTGTGAAAGATGAAGTAAAAGCCAAAGCAAAGCAAGAAACAAAGAGAGCCTTGGATGAAGTAAAAGAATACTTCTCTCAGAATGAGGCttcatctttcttcattaaGCATATTGACATATCAGCAAACCCTAAAGCTATCACGGAAGCAATTAATTACATAAAGTCTTCTACAAAGGATAAGTCGATATATCTGTTTACAGGTAATGATCCCGAAGGAAAAATTGCACACGGTTGCTACATATCCGATGATGCACTCAAGTGCGGCGTTGATGGACCATCACTTGGAAAAATAGTGTCAGCATCCATTGGTGGTAAAGCCGGTGGTAAAGGAAACGTTTTTCAAGGAATGAGTGCAAAAGCAGATGGTGTTGAAAAAGCAATTGATGAGGTGCAATctttattcaaagaaaagctGAATATTTAG
- the POP5 gene encoding RNA-binding protein POP5 (similar to Saccharomyces cerevisiae POP5 (YAL033W); ancestral locus Anc_7.59): protein MVRLKSRYILFEIVYPTGTDSITSSLETGKDIFLRHHQITPPDISSKTLLQEIRKSLQLNFGDYGLGKVSSLLQVKYFSNMTSTGILRCHREDCDLLVMALFLMKKISNTDRVIVNPIKVSGTIKKIEEYSCRRNQRLLSIIKQDYECRVDDFTCISEDEEQE from the coding sequence ATGGTTCGTTTGAAAAGTCGATATATACTATTCGAAATCGTATATCCGACTGGCACTGATAGCATTACTTCGAGTTTAGAAACTGGAAAGGACATATTTCTACGTCATCACCAAATTACACCGCCAGATATCTCAAGCAAAACGCTATTACAAGAGATAAGGAAGTCCCTTCAACTCAATTTTGGAGACTATGGTTTAGGGAAGGTTTCATCCTTGCTGCAagtcaaatatttttcaaacatgACATCTACCGGTATACTGCGATGTCACCGGGAGGACTGCGATCTTCTGGTAATGGCCCTGTTTcttatgaaaaaaatctcaaATACAGACAGAGTCATAGTGAATCCAATAAAAGTCAGCGgaacaatcaaaaaaattgaggaatACTCTTGCAGGAGAAACCAGAGGCTCTTATCAATTATAAAGCAAGATTACGAATGCAGAGTTGATGATTTCACCTGTATtagtgaagatgaagagcaAGAGTGA
- the PRP45 gene encoding mRNA splicing protein PRP45 (similar to Saccharomyces cerevisiae PRP45 (YAL032C); ancestral locus Anc_7.60), translated as MSFTSLLPSPKHSESEQSKEATQTRRNQEHVLNALVHHDNELIKTMPESDTNLDSIVAQKLTFQDIIPMRQRNFNLHIPKPSSEDIEEAYRRTKRVFEKVLSNHLQKRSTTVKSSKEINDSAYELRYDTVQPSGARRTRILTVVDQAKDPLQPNTIKATKVVAPTDEEDITPILHKTLGTDPAEILSKEDRDMWKIPAAISSWKNPKGYTIALEKRLEMDGRFSSEQLEGHKISDGFSKLSAALESADRKARQEIKLRAEAKRQLAEEETIKKEERLMSLARKAREDREQYRNLHNAISSHSPENDNETQRNFSREKRKQELQHGIRKSKMSTADRLRELAYSQGRDISERVILSAAKVTESKEANYDSRLFSKGANAQAKRHEEQLYDQPLFAGQNSSGIYRGNLEQVNSTGSSAAQNSGIGETIHFTKADNDTLLESTEKKEK; from the coding sequence ATGTCATTCACCTCTCTGCTTCCATCTCCAAAGCATTCAGAAAGTGAGCAGTCTAAGGAGGCCACCCAGACTCGAAGAAACCAGGAACACGTGCTGAATGCACTAGTTCACCATGATAATGAATTAATTAAGACTATGCCGGAAAGTGATACCAACCTTGACTCTATTGTAGCTCAAAAACTTACCTTTCAGGATATAATCCCCATGCGACAACGAAATTTCAATCTACATATACCGAAGCCATCTAGcgaagatattgaagaggCATACAGGCGTACCAAGAGAGTTTTCGAGAAAGTGCTGtcaaatcatcttcaaaaaaggtCCACAACCGTCAAAAGCTCAAAGGAAATCAACGACAGTGCTTATGAGTTAAGATACGATACGGTTCAGCCTTCCGGAGCGCGTCGAACAAGGATCTTAACTGTTGTAGATCAAGCCAAAGACCCTTTACAACCGAATACGATAAAGGCAACCAAAGTGGTAGCTCCAACCGATGAGGAAGATATCACTCCGATTTTGCATAAGACGTTAGGTACGGATCCGGCAGagatattatcaaaagagGATCGTGACATGTGGAAAATTCCAGCCGCAATTTCAAGCTGGAAGAATCCAAAAGGTTACACCATCGCCCTAGAAAAACGTTTGGAAATGGATGGAAGATTTAGCTCTGAACAGTTAGAGGGTCACAAGATCAGTGATGGATTTTCGAAACTTTCAGCTGCTTTAGAAAGCGCTGATCGGAAGGCAAGACAGGAAATCAAACTAAGAGCAGAGGCCAAGAGACAATTagctgaagaagaaaccataaagaaagaagaaaggtTGATGAGTTTGGCTCGAAAAGCTCGAGAAGATCGAGAGCAGTATAGAAACTTACACAATGCTATCAGTAGTCATTCACCGGAGaatgataatgaaactCAACGAAACTTTTCAAGGGAAAAACGCAAGCAAGAGCTTCAACACGGGATcagaaaatccaaaatgaGCACAGCAGATAGGTTGCGAGAGCTCGCATATTCACAGGGTAGAGATATTTCAGAAAGAGTAATACTGAGTGCTGCTAAGGTAACTGAATCAAAAGAAGCAAATTATGATTCGAggttattttcaaaaggcGCGAATGCCCAAGCTAAAAGACATGAGGAACAGCTTTATGATCAGCCGTTATTTGCGGGACAGAATAGTAGTGGGATCTATAGGGGCAATCTAGAGCAAGTGAATAGTACTGGCTCAAGCGCAGCACAAAATTCGGGAATTGGTGAAACCATCCATTTCACGAAGGCCGATAATGACACGTTATTGGAGAGTacagagaagaaagaaaaatga